CCTTCCCTGCTTGGGCTCTGAAGTGGCTCAAGGAggaccccaccccgccccatgtTGTTTTCACAGAAAGCCCTGGCCCTGAGCAGCCTCTGCCTGAGGCTGAGGTGGATAATGCAGGGGTCATCCTCAAAGTGACCCATCCCCCTGTAGTGGGCAGTGATGGCTCCTGCATGTTCTTTGAGGACAGCATCATCTACACCACACAGATCGACAACCTCAAGCATACACCACCTacagccagcccccagcccaaAGGTGAGACTCTGAAGCCATACCTGGCCCTGTACTTCCTTGTGGAGATGCCTGAACCCCTACCCAGGGTCCTTCAGGAAGAGAGTCTCCCTCAGGTACCCTACACTTCTCCCCTTATTCCAGGCTGGCTCTAAGGCCTTAGCCACAAGCAGCTGTGGCCAGTCTACTCTCTTCTCCACAGAGGTGACTTTCCTGAGCTTCTCTCTATCCTGGGAAGAGATGTTTTATGCACAAAAATGTCACCGCTTCCTGACTGACATCATCCTGGATTCCATCAGGCAAAAGGACCCCAAAGCCATGACAGCCAAGGTGGTCTCCCTGACCAACCGGCTATGGGTATGTTTGACAAGCCTCAGACCTTGTTTCTCTACCTGTCTGTCCCCCTGTCCCCACTATAAGTGGTACCAGGCAAAGGGAAGCAAGTCAAGGGGAATAGGTCAGGGGCACAAGGGTGGCAAGAAGAGCACGGATAGGAAGACAGGGCAGTGTCATCTGAACCAAGCCTTGACCAAGAGGTAGTTTGGAATGACAGCCCCTGATCCCTGTAACTCCTGAAGACCAAGGGAAGCCCCTGCTCTGCATCCCACTCTGAAAGAAAGGGAGCAAATGTGTGTCGGGCAGCTGCTTCCAGCCCTGTCTGACCAGGGGCTCTCCTGGCAGACCCTGCACATCAGCCCCAAGCAGTTTGTGGTGGATTTGCTGGCCATCACCGGCTTCAAGGATGACCGGCACACCCAGGAACGCCTGTACAGCTGGGTGGAGGTGAGGGCCAGTACCCCACTGGGAATGTTGACCCCATTATACCTCAAATGGATACTGTCCTGCTGCATGAAGGCCAGGCCAATACTGCCCAAAAGGCAAGGCAGGCAGCTAGACCTCCAGTCCCTGGTCCCAAGGAGGGAGAAACAAGAGCTGAAATTAACCAGTCCAGAGTGATCAAAAAGCAGTATTAGGGCCACTGGTTTTGTGATTTTCCTCCAATTTTGCCTTCATCACTAACACCCCTGACCAGGCCGGGAAGCACATTATATGAGCCCAAGCTTTTGGGATGCTGAAATCAGAGAAACTATTAGGAGTCAGACCTTATTAATGGGTGATACTGACTTTACCTACTTAGCTATATCACCACTTTTGTACGCTCCTTTCATGTATGAGCTGCTTTAAAACgttctttaccaaaaaaatgttCCGTAAAACCAAAGGATTGACCCTTTTGGTTTTTtgattccttaaaataattttagagttataagtttttattttaacattgtaGGTGAAAAAGATTTAGCTAATTTCTCATTAATCTGGTATTTCTGTAATCAAGTACCTTATTATTGACACTTTATCCTAAACACACCAGTTGCCTATACTATTAGGCCTCTGGTTGGTCTATTGATTGGAAAGGTAATGTCAGCATCTCCAGCTAGAAAATGGAAAACCAGTGGCCCAAAACATACATTTTTGACCCTCTGGTCATTCTGGTAGCCACTCCTAGCCACAGCCTTGTGAGAAGTGTGGGCAAAACTGAGCCTGAGAGCATCAGAGGCCACAGACCTTgccctacccctgcccctgcccccagatgGGAGGACCCCGCCCACACAGTGTTAGAGTAGGCAACCAGCCAGGGATAAGACGGGCCTTTCCTTCTAGCTCACACTGCCTTTCGCCAGGAAATATGGTTGCTGCATGGACCTGCTCATCCAGAGGGGCCTGTCAAGGTCCATCTCTTACTCTATCCTGGGCAAGTACTTACAAGAGTGCTAGGGTGACCAGAAATGCGCCCTCACATACCCCCCACCTGCCAAGGATCATTTTAAGAATGTGTGTGCCCATCTGAAGGTGTGTCagtctatttttattataaataaagagtAATTTACGAGTCAAGGGCCTGGACTCTCTCTGAGACACCAAAGACGTAACAACCactgaaataattttagttaACAACTCTAACTGAAAGCTATTCAAAAGATGTTGAGTCAATATAACCAAACTAACCCAGGAAAAGAAGAGCTGGGCTTGGGCAGCCAGGGCAGTCAACAGTTAAGGGTACAATAGGGGTGGGGTTGCCCTACATTTGAGAAGCTGGCCTTAAGACCAGCGGTTGGGAAACAACAGCTGGGAACCCACCTATGTTCCTCCTGAGGGTAGGGGCAGCCCAGTTGCCGCCCAAAGCCACAAGGCTGGTAGGGTACCACCAGCCAAGAGCATGGAAACACCCACATTCTGCTCTAGCCTAATTCTAACCCGTAACTGGGGTGGGAactggagagggaagagaaggggacaTGGGGCCAGAAGCTACGAATCAGGGTAGTCATTCAGGCTTTGCAGCCAGGCTCCTTAGGAGAAGTCCCTGCCAGTCTGCCACTGGGCACAGATATCAGAAAGAGTAGTCAATAGGGTAGTGCACATGGGCTGGAGGTGGCCCAGGTGGCAGCCACACTTTGGTCACAGAAGATCCTGAGAGGTGACATTTCTTGGAGCAAAAGCTTCTGGATCCACCGTCTGCCTTCCAGCCCCGGCTCAGACCTGTGGTTGACAAGCTAAGCATGACTGCTTGTTTCCTCAACTCAGGGTCCAAGGGGGATCTCTAGGGTATGGCCCTggcccacccacccccatttCCACCTAAAGGAAAGGCAGCCATcggcctgggctggggctggcagATACAGGACAAAATGGTACTCACACAGGACAAGTCCTCAAGTCCCCTGCCCAGGGCCTGCCCTGACACACAGCTGCTGTCAGAGCCACTGGATCCACTGACTGATGGGCATTGGGATGAGACCTCTGAGTCCTCAGGAGCTAGGGAGGAGAAAGGTAAGCTGTCAGCAAGGGATGGCCAGACCTTAAGCGATACCAGCCTGCCTCTGCCAGGTATCTTTGAGACCTACTCAAAGACAGCTGACTGCCCAGCTCCACCTCGGCCTCCAGCGCCGCTTCCTCTGGGACACTGGTAGAATACAGGGGCCAGCGGACTCCCAGAAGAGCCGGGTCTCTGTACAGGTGCAGGTTGAGGGACCCCAGTACAGAGCAAGAGGCAGGGTCTCCAGGAAGGGAACTCCAGGCCCCCAGGTAGCGGCTGTCACAGTCAAATGGGGCCACAGCAATAGAGGCCCGAGAGCGAACTTCTGTGTAAGAGAGAGGGTCAGGTTTGGACAGGCCAGAGCCCACCTGGGCCAGGGTCCTGCAGGGAGCACAGGCAAGGGCTGATGACAGAAGTTCACATAGCCTCCCATGCAGCCTTCCTCCCCCACGCCCCCTGCAGCCTGCCTGCTACCTCGGCACTTCAGGACATAGTCGACAGTGCGGTCGTTGATAGCTTCCTCGCTGGGGGCGAGGTCCCGGAAGGCCTTGTTCCCCACACCCATGGACACCATCTCAGCCATGCGCACCTCTGGGTGGAGAGTGGGCATAGGTGCACATCAGCCTTGTCCTTGGGCCTCTGTCCACCCACCCCCTCGAGTGAGTCCTTCCTGAACTTCCATACCCAACAGATCGCCCGTCCTGTGCATTGAGCCCTTCTGGTGCCATGCTCTCCTCCCAACAATCCTGGGGGCAGGTATTGCCCTTTTAAAGATAAGGCCTCTGCTACTCAGAGAGTTTAATACTGTGCCCACAGTCAGGGACAGCAATACTAGGACTGCCTGACCTTGCAGTTCTTTCCCCTAcactggctgctgctgctggaccTCCATGCTCCCAAGAATTTCCTGGTCCCTAGGCCCTGCCTAGGCCCCTGTGGGACACTGTAAGCTCTCCAGAGAGGGGATCTTTCTCTGAAGCAGGGGACAGGGACACACCCTTGTTGTGGATGGCCTGCCTCCAGAGCAGACGAGAAATGTCAGCCGTCCAAGCCTGCTTAGTGGCCAAGCTGGCAGCCTGCAGCACAAAGGTGTCCCTAGCCTTGCGACGGCGGAACCAGATCTCAAACCGCAGGTTGCTATCCCCACAGCACTCAGTGAGGCCCAGGTCTGCCATCTGTGTGGCCAGGAGAGGGGCTTGGTGAGGcactgggtgggggaagggggctggGAGCACAGGAAGGGTCAGGTGGGCCTACCTTGAAGGAACGCTTATAGGTAAATGTGTCGGTGCCTGTGGGTCCTCGGCGGGGCTTGCTGAAGAGCAGCAgctcctcaaaaagaaaaacgCGGCGCAAAGACTTACGGCGCCCAGTGCGTACCATGAACTCATCCTGTCGCACCAGCTGCCCCTGTTCCTTGAGGTTAACCTGCCAAGTTGGGGCCCAGTGAGTGTCCAgcctctgctgccccctcccttcACATGCACTGTCCCCCACGGCCTAGCAGGACTCACATCACAGCCCTGAATGGCATCCATGGCTAGCAGGTCATTGCCGTGTCGCAGCTGGAAGCGCACAAGGCTCTGGGCAGCCCGCAGGGCACtcagctcctgcccagcacccCCACAGGCCCGTGCCAGTTCCTGCAGCAGCAATGCATACTTGCTCATGCGCTGGATGGGCTTCAGCAGATAGGAGGCCAAGTCCAGGTGGTCCCCCAGTGCTTGCTGCTTGTCCTGCCAGGTGTGTGGGAGACCATCAGGTGGCTTCAGGGCACTTcctccatcccctccacccctccagtCTTAGGCTCATCTACCTTGAAGAAGGCATGACCGAAGCTGGTCATCAGGGCATCGGAGCGAGGTTTATTCTTGCTGTAGAGTGCATACATCCCAAACTGCACCCTCTGTGAGGACATACAGCTCAGCCCAGGTGCAAGGGGGCCAGCCTCCAAAGTCTGACCCCCATGGGTCAGATACACTCAGCTTTAGAGGACCAAAATGCCAACACACAGCTCCCAGGGAAGCCTCCCCTGATCCAATCTGCCTGGTTTTGAATGAAGGGTACCCTGGCAAGAATAGGCACTGTGCAGAACAGGGCTTGCCCACagggcctctgctcctcccattgCTCTGGGAATGCCACTCTGGGATCCCTCACCTCATACTACCCCCTCTCTTGCTCACTACACTCAGCCACTTTGACCTGTCTCTTCCTTTCAACCTGATCTTTCCTCTGGATGGAACACTCTGACTCTAGTCCCTCCCTCTGGCCCCAGCTTAAACATCAACTCCTTAAAGAGGCCTCTAACTGCCCCACTCCTGCACCACCACTAATTcacaatcatctatctatcttgattattttcttcctggCCCCAACTATAATCTAGAGTgcccttttttatttctatgtctcTTCTTCTATGAGCACCCAGAGGGGCAGGAACCTTGCTGGTCTTGCTCATAGCTGTACCTAGCACAGAAGCCTGGCACCAAGCATGCACCCAAGAGCTAACTCTGTTGAGTGTGGCCGAATCAGCTAAGGCTCATGTGGCCTATGGGCTTACATGGCGCAGGAAGGCATAGGCCACCCGGGATGGATGCTGGGTACAGGCCTCCAGTTCACGCAGGAAGAAATGACAGTGGAAGTCCCGCAGCTTCTCCAGGTTGCCAAAGAGGTGGGCACGCTGCCCACGGAGGCCCTGGGGCACATCAGGACGATCCAACTCAGGGAAGTAGTTCTCTATGGTATAGTCAAGAGCACGGACATACTCCTGCTCCGTAGCCACCATCTCCGCCAGCACCAGCTGGAGCCTACCAAACAGGTGGAATCAGGATTAAGGACTTCTCTCCTGCCGCTGCCCTCCCTGTTCTGCCCATCGCCTGTAcctgctggggctcctggggtcGGAGGTGCTTGGCAGAGGCATGCTAGGGGATGACCCTGGCTGGGCACCACCTCCAGCCTCCGGTCCGTGGCAGGCAGCCGCAGTGGCCAcgtggtggcagtggtgggcaGGCTGTCTGAGACTCTGCCCTAAATTCTGATCCAGGCTGTATGCCTTCCTCAGGGGAGGGGTGGCAGATGCAGCTGGGACTCTGCTGACACACAGGCTAGCCGTGCTGACTGTCATGGTCGTCGTCAGTGGTGGCTTCAGTACGGCCTCTAGCTTCTGGTCCAgtgccagccaggtgtcctggcattGTGCCCAGGCCCAGCGGCACTCCTGGCGGATGCCCTCAGAACCCAGCCCTGTGGCCAGAGCCCACATCTTTCGAAAGTGGGCAGGAGGCAAATCAGGGTGCTTGGTCCAATGCAGCTGCAGCCGTTGCAGCACAACCCCTGGGTGCTCCTGTTCCAGCTCTGCCAACACTCGCTGCCCCTCCTCAGCCCATGTCGAGGCCTATAACACCAAAGCCAGAAAGGCAGTGAAGGTGGAGCCCGCCAGACCACCAAGCGTTCTCTTCTACCCAGTCCCCATCCCCACAGGATGATGGCTCAGGccatacccccaccccccatcggCTGGATTTTGGGGTCAACCTGAagacaagaagagaaaacaggcagaATGTCCTGAGACAGCTCAGGCTGTGGTAGGGCTAGGCAGCTACCCTTTCATCCCCCCCGACCACCTGGAGCCGGGGATAGGACACCCCACCTACCTGCTTGAAAAGATGGAATAGCCTCTCTGCATCTGCCAGCCGCTGCCGCCGCCGGGTCAAAGCGCTGGAGAAGTCAGTCAGCTTGGCTTGCCGGGCCAGAAAGCGGGCCCCAGCAGGCCCCAGTTCAGCAGCCTCCCAGCCAGCCAGTGGCTGTAGAAACTTCTCCCCTCGCCTGACCTGCTCCTGGAGATAGAGACTGGGCTCAGCAGGTTTGGGCCTGGTGGTCTAACCCCAGAGCTCTTTTCCACAAGCATCTATAGGTCATTGTCAAGTCTCTCCTGTGAATGAAGaccttccccccactccccaactCCCCTCCTCCACGGCCAGGCTTCCTAAAGAAGTTATCACTGCTTCTTCACATCATCAACCTACTGCAACCTCAGTGCCAGCTCCATCCCTGGCACTTCTCAGGCCTCATCTGACCATCGCTCAGCAGCCTCCAATCCTCTCTCTTCCAACTCCCTAACCCCTCTCCACTCACTTGATTCTCCTGTTCCGTCTCTGGTggttcctcctcctgctctccagCCCTCACCTGGGCCATTCAACACTGATGCTCCTGAACACAGTCCATACCCTCTCTCCCCAGGCAAACTTGTGTGGCCAATTTCAAATGTCATCCAAACACCCAACCAAGGGACCTTCACCCAGGTCTCTCTTCTGAATTCCAGGCCAGTCCACATGGCTCCCATTCTCCCATGGTCGTCTCCACACATTACTGGATTGTGGAATCCCCATCCCCCAGAAGGTTCTTGTCTCCCAGCCCCTCTCTCAGGAAACAGTACTCATTCACCTCTGCAACCTCCCTTTCCTTCTTACCCTATGTATCCACCATCAAATCCCAGCAATTTCTAAAATCAATCTCCTCTGCCACCATCTGGCCAGAGAGAGCATTCCTATTGGGCCACTGCACCTGCCTCTGGACTCTACATACCCATCCTTCAAATCACTGTCTACCCAGAAACTAGGATAATTTTCTTAGAATGTGGATCTGATAATGTGACCTTCCCTCTTAAATTTTACACTGCTAGAGCCCAGCAATTTGGCCACTACTTTTATAGCCTCATTTTACCTCATCTcaccccactctccctccctcttctgcaCTGCATTTCAACCTCACTGTCTTGCTTATGGTTCCTTAGGCAACTCATGTTCCCTCCTGCCACAgaacctttgcacatgctgtttgcTCCCTCAGCCCGGAATGTATCTTAACCCCAACCTCTCTTCCTCCTGGTTAATGATGACCTATTCTTCCGCTTCCAGCTCAAAAGTCACCATCTCAAGAAAGCTATCCCAACACCCCTCTCTGGGTAAGGTCTTTATTAATAAACTCAGGTAGAACCACCTGTGTTACTTTTCTCCAGAGCTTCTGCCTCAGTTTGCAAACACATACATGACTTTGAACCTTTGATTACAACTGATGTTTTCTGCTGAGAACTGTACATTCCAAGAGAGAAAAGGATCGATTTGCTTTCACCCATCCTGCATCTCTAGTCCCTAGCAGAGTGGCCCAATGGAATAAACAAGTGACCAAACTCACCTGGGCAACCTGGTCCAGCTCCTGAAAAGGGCCTTGCGCCTGGAGCAGCATGTCCAGTGAAGGCTCCTTTAGCTCCTCGAGGGCTGGCCAGCCCACCTGCTGCAGCCACACTTCAATCTAGAGAGGCACAAGCAGGGAAAAGGAATGCTGCTGTGGTGCGGAGGTCATGCTTGAGATCCAAGGAAGGGCCCACCTGGGCAGATAGCTCCCACCTGGTGTAGTCCACCCTCCTGGGCCTCCAGAGTCTGGACCAACTCTAGTGCCCGTACTCGCCGGTTACTCTGGAGGGTCAACTGGTGCAGCAGTCCATCTACACGGCCATAGAGTTCATCAACCTCATCCACTGCTGACCTGGTACAGGGTACATGGTCTTAGGGCTTTTAGCTGCCTCGTTCCACTCCACTCTGCCCTGGGACCACAATCCTGGCTAGGTCTGAGCCAGACAGCTGAGTCCTTGGGATAAGATATGATGGATTGGGGCAAGATCGGGGATCTGAGTTCACATCTACCTGTAGTCTGGGCTCAGGGTCACCTCTGGGACTTCCTGCTTCAGCCATGCCAGCTCCAAACCCCCTTGGCATTGTAGCCATGCTAGCCGTGGTGAGTCTAGCACATGCTCCATCAGGACCCGTGTCTGCTGTAGCAGCCGACCAACTTCCTGTGATTAAGGGCATCGGGTAATGGAGATGAGCATGGGTCAAAAGGAGAGAGACGGGGAGCATTTGGAGAGGTATTGAGGGAACACTCACCCCAGACTCTACAGGCTGGGGCACAGCCTTCATGCTTTCGATGGCCCCCTGGAGCAGGGCACAAGCCACCTGGCAGCTTTGCAGTAGGGCTTCCAGACGCTATACACAGGAGCAGGCGTGACCAGAGTATAATACAGTCTGgtcccaggcatcccagatcccAGGCCAGTTTTGCACTGCTCAAGCCAACCCAGAAGAGGCTCCTCTGCCAGCTAGGTTGCCTGCCACCCTCCCTATGCCCCACCCACTGTACTTGCCATCCGGAAGTCCAGCCAGGCCTGGTGGGAATAAGGCAGGCCTCCTCCCATTGAAGCCGGCAACCCGGAGGTGGAGACGTGGTTCAGCAGGCTCTGATGAGAAGGCAGCTGCTGCAGCTGCCAGAAAAGAAGGTGGTGACCTAGGCCTAGTGGGATgcaccccacctccactcccctGGCCAAAATGGCTCAGTACCTGCAGCCCAGAAGGCACTTCCTCCGGCATCTTTCCCAGTAGTAGCACCTGGTACACTGACCCTGGGTCTGCTTCCTGCAAGGAATTTGAGTTCAATCATGTCCCCAACCTTACACAAAAGGAATGACAAGGCAGGGTATGCTCCACTCCTTTACTCACTTGCAGTTGGCTGAGCgcccagaggagggaagagctTGGGGAACAAAGTCGGGCATCCACCAGTACAGTCAGTCCCAGGGCCTGTACTTCGGGCCTAAAGGGCAGGCTTCAGTTCAGTATGTAATTCCCCAATCTTGCCATCTCCTAGCTCAggttccacccccccccccaacttcctCGCCATAACCTGGGGATGCCTCGTAGGtagagcaggaggcagaggagtTCACGGCTAGTGCACTTGAGGTGAAGCCAGGCCGGGCTATGGGCACACAGAAGCAGCACTGCCCGGCCTTCTACATCGCGAGTCCCTGTGGACAGAAGGCAGTGAATACCTACTCAACCGAGTCACCCCACCTCAAGTTCTTCCCGCCTCAAGTTCTTCCCAGCTACCTGGCAAGGTAGCCATGCCACTGGCCAGCAGATCCCAGGCAAGGTCTTGGGCCCGGAGGTAATCAGCAGGCTTAGGGAGGCTAGAGCCACTGTGGTCTTTGGAAGGAAAATAGCTTGGGTCTGTATTGGGCCacccacccagggacccctcctcAGACCTGGGCTCCAGCTGGAGTAGGGTCAGAGCGCTTCCCACATTCAGGAACTCCCACTCCCTTCCAAGACTTCCTACACCCAGCCTCCCTTACCTGCCTCCAGTAGCTCTGATGATACCTCAGATGATGGGCCTCCAAGGTCCACCGGATCACTGGTCAAACCCCCAGGACCCAGGTGGACTGGCACTAATCTGCTTGAAATTTGGTCCCCTGCCAAGCCTCCTCCTTGACTATCACTCTCGCCCTGCTCAAGACTGAGGCAGGAGGACATTGGGCACAGGAGGCTCTCCACTCCAGAGGGGATTGGTTCGTCTAACTGGAGTGAGGAACCTTCTAACGTGCAACCCTGGCCATCTCCCGACTCGTCTACAGCCAACTGTCCTGGGGGTGACTGAAG
The Vulpes lagopus strain Blue_001 chromosome 10, ASM1834538v1, whole genome shotgun sequence genome window above contains:
- the PLEKHG4 gene encoding puratrophin-1, with protein sequence MEGPLEVGDESPDSQGHATDWRFAVCSFRDAWDEEESVALKQIKDSNPPGPRAGTAQGSPLPEELQSPPGQLAVDESGDGQGCTLEGSSLQLDEPIPSGVESLLCPMSSCLSLEQGESDSQGGGLAGDQISSRLVPVHLGPGGLTSDPVDLGGPSSEVSSELLEADHSGSSLPKPADYLRAQDLAWDLLASGMATLPGTRDVEGRAVLLLCAHSPAWLHLKCTSRELLCLLLYLRGIPRPEVQALGLTVLVDARLCSPSSSLLWALSQLQEADPGSVYQVLLLGKMPEEVPSGLQLQQLPSHQSLLNHVSTSGLPASMGGGLPYSHQAWLDFRMRLEALLQSCQVACALLQGAIESMKAVPQPVESGEVGRLLQQTRVLMEHVLDSPRLAWLQCQGGLELAWLKQEVPEVTLSPDYRSAVDEVDELYGRVDGLLHQLTLQSNRRVRALELVQTLEAQEGGLHQIEVWLQQVGWPALEELKEPSLDMLLQAQGPFQELDQVAQEQVRRGEKFLQPLAGWEAAELGPAGARFLARQAKLTDFSSALTRRRQRLADAERLFHLFKQASTWAEEGQRVLAELEQEHPGVVLQRLQLHWTKHPDLPPAHFRKMWALATGLGSEGIRQECRWAWAQCQDTWLALDQKLEAVLKPPLTTTMTVSTASLCVSRVPAASATPPLRKAYSLDQNLGQSLRQPAHHCHHVATAAACHGPEAGGGAQPGSSPSMPLPSTSDPRSPSRLQLVLAEMVATEQEYVRALDYTIENYFPELDRPDVPQGLRGQRAHLFGNLEKLRDFHCHFFLRELEACTQHPSRVAYAFLRHRVQFGMYALYSKNKPRSDALMTSFGHAFFKDKQQALGDHLDLASYLLKPIQRMSKYALLLQELARACGGAGQELSALRAAQSLVRFQLRHGNDLLAMDAIQGCDVNLKEQGQLVRQDEFMVRTGRRKSLRRVFLFEELLLFSKPRRGPTGTDTFTYKRSFKMADLGLTECCGDSNLRFEIWFRRRKARDTFVLQAASLATKQAWTADISRLLWRQAIHNKEVRMAEMVSMGVGNKAFRDLAPSEEAINDRTVDYVLKCREVRSRASIAVAPFDCDSRYLGAWSSLPGDPASCSVLGSLNLHLYRDPALLGVRWPLYSTSVPEEAALEAEVELGSQLSLTPEDSEVSSQCPSVSGSSGSDSSCVSGQALGRGLEDLSCV